Part of the Quercus robur chromosome 5, dhQueRobu3.1, whole genome shotgun sequence genome, TTGAGTACTTGAATTTATCTCATAACCAAATTACTGGAAAAGTTCCAAGTATCATTGGTGCTTTTGAAAGTCTAGGTAATCTTGATTTGTCAAAGAATTCATTTCAAGGAGACATTCCAGATTCTTTTGGGCAATTAAAAGGAATGGATCTGCTGGACCTCTCTAACAATAATCTCTCAGGTGCAATTCCTAAGTCTCTGGAGGCACTTCGGTTTCTCAAGTATTTGAATTTGTCGTTCAATAAGTTATCAGGAGAGATACCATCTGGTGGACCTTTTGCAAACTTCaaggaaaaatcatttttaggTAATGAAGCACTTTGTGGGAATTCAATTTTTGGAGTTCCAGCTTGCACGAGTCCCAATTCTAAAGGAGTAAGGATGAAACAACTTTTGCTCAAATATATTATTCCTAGCATTGCATCAATTATAATCTTTGCAATGCTTGTCATTATGCTAAGAAGACATCCACAATATAACATGCTTCCAAGTTCACTTTTCACATTACCTACAGTGGATTGGAGAATGATATCATATCAAGAGCTTTGTCGTGGGACAAACAACTTTTGTGAAAGCAACTTGCTTGGAATTGGAGGGTTTGGTACTGTGTACAAAGGGATACTGTCTGATGGGACTACTGTTGCTATAAAAGTTCTAAACCTGCATTTGGAGGAtgcttttaaaagttttgatgCTGAATGCAAGGTGTTAAGGGCATTACGACATAGGAATCTGGTTAAAGTCATTAGTGTATGCTCCAGTCCCCAGTTTAAAGCTTTGGTGTTGCAGTACATGTCAAATTATAGCCTTGAAAAGTGGATATACTCTCACAACTACTGCTTGAATCTTGTTCAAAGAGTAGGCATTATGGTTGATATTGCATCGGCATTAGATTATCTCCATAATGGTCAATTAGAATCCGTGGTGCATTGTGATTTGAAGCCTAGCAATATTCTTTTGGATGAGGACATGGTTGCACATGTTGGAGACTTTGGCATTGCAAAGATTTTAGCTGAAAACAAGGATGCAACCCAAACCAGAACCATTGGTACAATTGGCTACATCGCACCAGGTATACATGAAATCACCTCAATTCATTTAATTTCTTGGCTAATTTTGTGAATAACATTAGTAGTGGCTAATTTAGGAATAAGAATGTTGCATGGTAGTTCAAACCAGCTCGTAATCTAGTTGCATtagattaataatttgttttatCTAGTCAAATACAATTTAATTCAACAAATACAATTTAATCCAATAGTACTTCAATACTAGTTTCGTAAATGCATCCATGGTATTGATATGGCTTATTGCTTAGtctatgtaaaatagaaaaaagccTCACATTTTACCTAATAAATCTCAAAAACCTCCtacatcaaccaatgtaaaattgtgcaaaatTCTACTTTTGCTACAGTGTAAATATACACAGTTCTGTAGCTTTGCAAAtgcatattttaataattctttacTTCACCCcatgaggaagagagagatatgaattaaactactaataaaaaattagtaaagaaatagtattttaatgaaaagtagtataaaatagataatttaatgttaggtgttttgaaaagtgagtatgtaatatagaaaaaaaaaaggttcatatACTAAAATAGAAAACTTTTGAACAAGCTAATGCAAATGTTCTCCCTGTTTATAGCCATCAACAATATACAAAGGTattactccaaaaaaaatatatatatacaaaggtAATGATCTCAATAGATTAGTTTTCCTAAATTGACTATAAAAGTTTAGTTATGGTGATCAATCTCCAAGGCTCATTTTGAAGTCTAACTTAAATGAAGACACAAATGAATATGTAGATGTGAAGGAGTGTTCATATTCGGCTCGGGAGCTAAACATAATTCCAAAAGTATATAGCCAATATTAAGGACACAAATTTCTTCATAAATTGTCAATAAAAGTTTTACACAAACCTGCCACTAataccaattttattatttacaaatCACAACCTGCCACATTAATGATTGTGAAAAAAGTACACTACATTATGCGTTAAGCCAGACAATCATTCCTAATAACAAAGTTAAACCGTAAGAACATAATAGCAAATGGACACATAAAGAATTGGTTAAAATACAGttgaaccaaaaataaataaatagaaaaatctagcatacacatatatatcaaTTGATGGATTATGAATGGATACAgttaaaatcttttttcttttttctttttttaatttttaaatcctTGTATGAATGGGGTGTGGGTGTGTGTACCcactaaaagtttttatttgtagagtttttactttgtttggacaaatatgtggatcattaacttaaaattttgttgacATATATGAGTATGACAGAGTATGGTTCTGAAGGGAGAGTATCCACCAAATGTGACATTTATAGCTATGGGATAATATTGTTGGAGATGATCACAAGAAAAAAACCTACCGATGAAATGTTTGTTGGAGATCTAGGTATGAGGCAATGGATTGCTTCACTTCCTGACAGAATGGAAGTTGTGGACGATGGTTTGCTTAGTATAGAAGCTGGAAGAGATGTAACTGTCATGCAAACTATCCTTTCATCTATCTTGGAATTAGGCTTGAGGTGTTCTGAAGAATTACCAGATGAAAGACCTGAAATCAAGGACGTGGTGGCCAAGgttaacaaaatcaaattggCACTACTTGGAAACAGAAATAGGGGTGTCTGATATTTACGCTATtgctcaagttttttttttaagttgtaatTTTGTTACCCTAGTTTGGTATGTCATCTAATTTTATAAGCTTTACAAGTAGTATGTTACTCAGGACCAAAATCAGTCAAAATTATCTCAAGTTATTAGTATTTGTAGTTAATATGCCAagcttttaaattattgaataaagatATTCGGTTTGACATTCTAAAATCTTTTTGAATAAGAAAATCTATACTCCTAGTTTCAATAGGAAAAGAATGTCAAACGAAAAATTTTATACTCCACGCCCACAATGCATGTGGTTGTATGTGCTTGTAGCAGCTATAAGAAGGGCATTAGTACCAACTGTATGAAGGACCGACAAATTCAATTACACAAATGTTTGCTGGCAATAAGTtgagcacttttttttttttttttttttgcttaataacCTAAGCACGATTTGAAAGAAGGTTTAGCTTGAACTTGATCTTCTAGAATTTAGCGAAAAGAAGCCCTTTAGTGAAAATATGGGCTAACTCGTGGGGTACATAGCATCATAATGCCACCATAAAAATACCCTTtccttaacaaaataaaaatcaatcttAACCCCATGTGGTATTGTTTTATGTGTTAACTAGTTAATTGTGTGACACTTAACCCACTAGGCTtttgaatattttacaaaacctCCATGTggtattttttgtgaaaataatatcGAAACTTATAGTTGCTTTCCCTCAAAGTTGGTCTTCTTATTCTATTCTTTACAGAATGAAAGTTTTTGGTGACTTTCTTTACTTTCAGATATGAGGAGGAGATGAAGTCTGCAGCAGATTTCGTGGAACCCGCCAAGCTTTACACAGCCAAACCCCATGGCTCTCTCTTTTGATTTTCCTTTGATGCGTGCACTGTTGAGATTGTTTGTGACTTTGTATTTCTGGAATGGGGTTTTGATTTAGCTTTCAACATGGGTTTGGAAATGAGGTAGTCTTTGTGGTGGCAGTTTGTTGAAGAAAGTTGGGTTTTGGAATAGATTACTGTAAGAAAGGCGAATACATGTTGGGtcttttaattgattttttttttataattgcaATCTGTTATAAGTTCTGTCATTTGTATTTGTCAAAGactaaattattgttaaatggtgcattaaaaataattttttcttaccAACTCCTGGTTAATTAACACTTACTTGATAGTGGCTGCTAGCTACTTTTATATTTGTTAGGGGTGTCTCTTTCTTTAGAGAATTTATTAGCTGAATGCAATTACTTTCCCCTGTATTCTGTATGATAGGAGGCTttgtattgtttttaatttctgaataataaaaatatgaaattaataaaaggcACCTTTAATACTTAACTATTTTGGTATTGGTGAGGATGGTTGTTTTCTGATTTAAGAAATGAGCTTGGTTGGTTCTATTAGTACTTTACCATTTAGTATTGATGAGTTTACCACTTAACTGAGTTTATTGTTATCTTCAGGCCAATTAATTTTGGGAAGTTTCTAAGTCAATTATAGTACTTTtgattgttgagtttttttagtcattattctttctttgtctctAAAAAAATCAGGTTTCCTTTATCTTTAAATATCTTCTATTTTCTGTTTGGCAATATATTCTTTTGATATACAATATAGGCTTACCTTTTGGTGCTTATCTTACATGCATCCCATGTTCTAGGATTGTGCCCTGTA contains:
- the LOC126726290 gene encoding LRR receptor-like serine/threonine-protein kinase EFR, coding for MSPFTLMMLTKRRSILLLLAFLLVQPCILHLSHSSNNFTDQSALIAFKSEISSHPNDTIFSASNWSTTANFCEWFGVSCSRRRQRVTALNLSYVDLHGTISPHIGNLSFLVSLDLGNNSFSGSLPHEIGNLHRLRELRLSNNLLEGNNLSGTLPVDLCSHCPNLQGLYISDNKFSVDWRMISYQELCRGTNNFCESNLLGIGGFGTVYKGILSDGTTVAIKVLNLHLEDAFKSFDAECKVLRALRHRNLVKVISVCSSPQFKALVLQYMSNYSLEKWIYSHNYCLNLVQRVGIMVDIASALDYLHNGQLESVVHCDLKPSNILLDEDMVAHVGDFGIAKILAENKDATQTRTIGTIGYIAPEYGSEGRVSTKCDIYSYGIILLEMITRKKPTDEMFVGDLGMRQWIASLPDRMEVVDDGLLSIEAGRDVTVMQTILSSILELGLRCSEELPDERPEIKDVVAKVNKIKLALLGNRNRGV